In Liolophura sinensis isolate JHLJ2023 chromosome 2, CUHK_Ljap_v2, whole genome shotgun sequence, a genomic segment contains:
- the LOC135462533 gene encoding serine-enriched protein-like: MRSKTCRGLEVPIEEFDVDIFQRVMVYLHSGRVYINPESVVGVMNAADIYGLPDLRTACFDFAHHFTQVNTVLSLLVSTEAYAQYNWTRMLAQRLLEFISTRAEEVLCLPEFEFLPKSTAVKILLRRDLKASEKTKWAAVLQWSRRHCQKKSKNYFRRTIKIFCT, encoded by the coding sequence ATGAGATCTAAAACTTGCAGGGGACTGGAAGTACCTATTGAGGAATTTGACGTCGACATTTTCCAAAGAGTGATGGTTTATCTGCACAGTGGTCGGGTGTACATCAATCCTGAGTCTGTCGTTGGCGTGATGAACGCAGCCGACATCTACGGACTGCCAGATCTGAGAACAGCCTGTTTTGACTTCGCCCACCACTTCACCCAGGTAAACACCGTGTTGTCCCTGCTGGTGTCTACTGAAGCCTATGCTCAGTATAACTGGACACGCATGCTCGCCCAAAGACTGTTGGAATTCATCAGTACACGAGCCGAGGAGGTACTTTGTCTGCCCGAGTTTGAATTTCTGCCTAAGTCAACTGCCGTCAAGATTTTGCTGAGACGAGACTTGAAAGCCAGCGAAAAGACCAAGTGGGCAGCAGTGCTGCAGTGGAGCAGACGACACTGCCAGAAAAAGAGCAAAAACTACTTCCGGAGAACCATCAAAATTTTTTGCACATAG